A region from the Leeia speluncae genome encodes:
- a CDS encoding LOG family protein, whose product MRIAVYCGSHGGNNSIYLEAARKVGHFLATSSIEIVYGGGKVGMMGAVADAALAAGGTVCGIIPVALQEKELAHQGISQLEVVKDMHERKARMAELSDAFIALPGAAGTLEEFFEAWTWAQLGYHQKPCGLLNVAGFFDPQLSMIDRIVEEGFMKASHRDMVIVSDEIEDMVRKIKAYQPPAPKWVTG is encoded by the coding sequence ATGAGAATTGCCGTTTATTGTGGCTCTCATGGCGGTAACAATTCCATCTACCTAGAAGCAGCGAGAAAAGTGGGGCATTTTCTTGCTACATCTAGCATCGAGATCGTCTATGGTGGCGGTAAAGTGGGTATGATGGGGGCTGTGGCAGATGCTGCGCTTGCTGCCGGTGGTACAGTCTGTGGGATTATTCCGGTTGCGTTGCAGGAAAAAGAACTCGCGCATCAGGGTATTAGTCAGCTAGAAGTAGTAAAAGATATGCACGAGCGCAAAGCGAGAATGGCAGAGTTATCGGATGCATTTATTGCTTTACCCGGCGCAGCAGGTACTTTAGAAGAGTTTTTTGAAGCATGGACATGGGCACAATTGGGATATCATCAAAAGCCATGCGGACTACTCAATGTAGCTGGATTTTTTGACCCACAACTATCGATGATTGACCGTATAGTTGAAGAGGGCTTTATGAAAGCCTCGCATCGAGACATGGTAATTGTGTCGGATGAGATTGAAGATATGGTTCGTAAAATAAAGGCTTATCAACCTCCTGCGCCCAAATGGGTAACAGGGTAG
- the lpdA gene encoding dihydrolipoyl dehydrogenase codes for MSQVELQVPDIGDYKDVEIIEILVKVGDTIAVDDSLITLETDKATMEVPATTAGVVKELKIKVGDKVSQGSAILVVEASASTTAAAAPTEAPAPVAAPAAPVAAPQAGSFAGAADGEYDMLVLGAGPGGYSGAFRAADLGMKTVIVERFSTLGGVCLNVGCIPSKALLHTTAVLDETRHMAEHGITFAEPQIDIDKLRGYKEKVIGKLTGGLAGMAKARKVEVVQGVGTFVDPHHLSVALADGGTRVLKFKQAIIAAGSSVVNLPFIPQDPRIVDSTGALELRFIPKKMLIIGGGIIGLEMGSVYSSLGARLDVVEMMDGLMQGADRDLVKVWQKMNEHRFDNIMLKTKTVAVEAKEDGIWVTFEGDKAPKEPQRYDMVLVAAGRAPNGKKIGAENAGVVVTDRGFIPVDKQMRTNVPHIFAIGDLVGQPMLAHKAVHEAHVAAEVAHGEKAYFDAKVIPGVAYTDPEVAWVGMTEEQCKAQGVKYEKGVFPWAASGRAIANGRDEGFTKLIFDANTHQIIGGGIVGTHAGDLIGEVCLAIEMGADAVDIGKTIHPHPTLGESVGLAAEAFEGSCTDLPPVRKK; via the coding sequence ATGAGTCAAGTCGAACTACAAGTCCCTGATATTGGCGACTATAAAGATGTAGAAATCATCGAAATTTTGGTAAAAGTGGGTGACACGATTGCCGTAGATGACTCACTCATCACACTAGAAACCGATAAAGCAACCATGGAAGTACCAGCGACAACTGCTGGCGTGGTAAAAGAGCTAAAGATCAAGGTTGGCGATAAAGTCTCTCAAGGTAGCGCTATTTTAGTTGTTGAAGCCTCTGCTTCTACAACGGCAGCAGCAGCGCCAACTGAAGCACCGGCTCCTGTCGCGGCACCAGCTGCGCCTGTTGCGGCTCCTCAAGCTGGTAGTTTTGCGGGTGCTGCAGATGGTGAATACGACATGCTGGTACTTGGTGCGGGTCCTGGCGGGTATTCTGGTGCGTTCCGTGCAGCTGACTTAGGTATGAAAACTGTGATTGTTGAACGGTTCTCTACCCTAGGTGGTGTCTGCTTAAACGTGGGTTGTATTCCATCTAAAGCACTGTTGCACACTACTGCAGTGCTAGATGAGACTCGCCACATGGCTGAACATGGCATCACATTTGCAGAACCGCAAATTGATATCGATAAGCTACGCGGCTACAAAGAAAAAGTGATCGGCAAACTGACCGGTGGCTTAGCTGGCATGGCCAAAGCGCGTAAAGTGGAAGTGGTTCAAGGGGTTGGTACCTTTGTTGATCCACATCACCTGTCTGTTGCCTTGGCTGATGGTGGCACCCGCGTATTGAAGTTCAAGCAGGCAATTATCGCAGCGGGTTCTTCAGTGGTAAATCTACCATTCATCCCACAAGATCCGCGTATTGTTGACTCAACTGGTGCGCTAGAGCTTCGTTTCATTCCGAAGAAAATGCTGATCATTGGTGGCGGCATTATCGGTCTGGAAATGGGTTCCGTTTACTCTTCACTAGGCGCTCGTCTAGATGTTGTCGAGATGATGGACGGCCTAATGCAAGGTGCAGATCGTGACTTGGTAAAAGTTTGGCAAAAGATGAACGAACATCGTTTCGATAACATCATGCTAAAAACCAAGACCGTTGCCGTTGAAGCAAAAGAAGATGGTATTTGGGTAACGTTTGAAGGCGATAAAGCACCAAAAGAACCTCAGCGATACGACATGGTTCTCGTTGCAGCTGGCCGCGCACCAAATGGTAAGAAAATTGGAGCAGAAAACGCGGGCGTCGTAGTAACTGATCGCGGCTTTATCCCTGTTGATAAGCAAATGCGTACCAATGTGCCGCACATCTTTGCAATTGGTGACTTGGTAGGTCAGCCAATGCTTGCACACAAAGCGGTACATGAAGCACATGTTGCAGCAGAAGTTGCACACGGTGAAAAAGCGTACTTCGATGCAAAAGTGATTCCTGGCGTTGCTTATACCGACCCTGAAGTAGCATGGGTAGGCATGACCGAAGAGCAGTGTAAAGCGCAGGGCGTGAAGTACGAAAAAGGCGTGTTCCCATGGGCGGCGAGTGGCCGTGCGATTGCGAACGGTCGTGACGAAGGCTTTACCAAGTTAATTTTTGATGCGAATACTCACCAAATTATTGGTGGCGGTATTGTTGGTACGCATGCAGGTGATTTAATTGGTGAGGTTTGTCTTGCGATTGAAATGGGTGCAGATGCTGTTGATATCGGCAAAACTATCCACCCACACCCAACCTTGGGCGAGTCGGTTGGTTTAGCGGCAGAAGCATTTGAAGGTAGTTGTACAGACCTTCCTCCTGTTCGTAAGAAGTAA
- the aceF gene encoding dihydrolipoyllysine-residue acetyltransferase produces MSTVIELKVPDIGDYKEVEIIEVLVKVGDTVAVDDSLITLETDKATMEVPAATAGVITAIHVKVGDKVSEGSLILSVDAASSAAAPAPAPVAAAQAPKTESAPVAAPAAPAPAVAASAEIRVPDIGDYKAVDVIEILVRVGDTVALDDSLITLETDKATMEVPASVAGVVEAIAVNVGDKVSEGSLILTVRASGAAPAATPVAAPAPAPTAAPAPVAAQAAPAPKAPAQVAPAATVIDEAGFAKAHASPSVRKFARELGVDLSKVKGSGPKGRITATDVQTFVKGVMQQVVSGAFNASAPAATGSGVGLDLLPWPKVDFSKFGTIDKQPLSRIKKISGANLHRNWVMIPHVTNHDECDITELEAFRVQLNKENEKSGNKVTMLAFMIKAAVAALKKFPSFNSSLDGDTLVMKSYYNIGFAADTPNGLVVPVIKDADKKGVFEIAKEMGDLAKLARDGKLKPEQMQGGCFSISSLGGIGGTYFTPIINAPEVAIMGVCKSSTKPVWDGKQFVPRLMLPLSLSWDHRVIDGAEAARFNAYFGQILTDFRRVML; encoded by the coding sequence ATGAGTACTGTGATTGAACTCAAAGTCCCTGATATTGGGGATTACAAAGAAGTTGAGATCATTGAAGTATTGGTGAAAGTGGGTGACACCGTAGCCGTAGATGATTCTCTAATTACGCTAGAAACAGATAAAGCCACCATGGAAGTACCTGCAGCAACTGCAGGTGTGATTACAGCTATCCATGTCAAAGTGGGTGATAAAGTTTCAGAAGGCAGCTTAATTCTTTCTGTTGACGCAGCATCTTCTGCTGCGGCCCCTGCTCCTGCACCAGTTGCTGCGGCACAAGCGCCAAAAACAGAATCAGCACCTGTTGCCGCTCCTGCAGCGCCAGCACCAGCAGTTGCTGCTAGTGCAGAAATTCGTGTACCAGATATTGGTGACTACAAAGCGGTTGATGTCATTGAAATTCTAGTAAGAGTGGGCGACACCGTAGCACTAGATGATTCGTTGATTACATTAGAAACAGATAAAGCCACCATGGAAGTACCTGCAAGCGTTGCAGGCGTGGTAGAAGCGATTGCAGTTAATGTAGGCGACAAAGTATCTGAAGGTAGCTTAATTCTGACAGTTCGTGCCTCTGGCGCTGCGCCTGCCGCAACCCCAGTTGCTGCACCTGCTCCAGCTCCGACTGCTGCACCAGCACCGGTTGCAGCACAAGCCGCACCGGCACCGAAAGCACCAGCTCAGGTAGCTCCTGCAGCAACAGTAATTGATGAAGCTGGTTTCGCAAAAGCGCATGCAAGCCCTTCTGTACGTAAGTTTGCGCGTGAATTAGGGGTTGACTTATCAAAAGTAAAAGGCTCTGGACCTAAAGGTCGTATTACTGCAACAGACGTACAAACCTTCGTTAAAGGTGTTATGCAGCAAGTGGTAAGTGGTGCATTCAATGCATCAGCACCTGCGGCAACTGGCTCTGGTGTAGGCTTAGATTTATTGCCATGGCCAAAAGTTGACTTCAGCAAATTTGGTACGATCGACAAACAGCCATTGTCTCGTATCAAGAAAATTTCTGGAGCCAACCTACATCGTAACTGGGTAATGATCCCTCACGTGACAAACCACGATGAGTGCGACATTACTGAGCTTGAAGCTTTCCGCGTTCAATTGAACAAAGAAAACGAAAAGAGCGGCAATAAAGTTACGATGCTTGCTTTCATGATTAAAGCTGCCGTTGCTGCACTGAAGAAATTCCCTAGCTTTAATTCAAGCCTAGATGGTGACACCCTAGTCATGAAGAGCTACTACAACATTGGCTTTGCTGCGGATACGCCAAATGGCTTAGTAGTGCCGGTGATTAAAGATGCAGATAAAAAAGGTGTCTTTGAAATCGCTAAAGAAATGGGTGACCTAGCGAAACTAGCGCGTGATGGCAAACTAAAACCTGAGCAAATGCAAGGTGGTTGTTTCTCCATCTCTAGCTTAGGTGGTATTGGTGGCACTTACTTCACACCAATTATCAATGCTCCTGAAGTAGCAATTATGGGCGTATGTAAGTCTTCGACCAAGCCGGTTTGGGATGGCAAACAGTTTGTTCCACGTTTGATGCTACCACTGAGCCTTTCTTGGGATCACCGTGTCATTGACGGTGCTGAAGCTGCTCGCTTTAATGCGTATTTCGGCCAGATCTTGACCGATTTCCGTCGCGTAATGCTATAA
- the aceE gene encoding pyruvate dehydrogenase (acetyl-transferring), homodimeric type → MTIGNTPEDLDPQETREWLEALESVLENEGAERAQYILETLTDKARRTGAYLPFSANTAYLNTIPTHKEARSPGNHELEDRLRSYIRWNALAMVVRANKNSSELGGHISSFASAATLYDVGFNHFWHAPNENHGGDLVYMQGHSAPGAYARAFLEGRITEDQMNNFRQEVDGEGLSSYPHPWLMPDFWQFPTVSMGLGPIMAIYQARFMKYLESRNLSKHTNRKVWCFCGDGEMDEPESLGAISMAGREKLDNLIFVVNCNLQRLDGPVRGNGKIIQELEGDFRGAGWNVIKVVWGSYWDPLLARDSKGLLKKRMEECVDGDYQTMKSKDGRYVRIHFFGKYKELEDMVATMSDEEIWKLNRGGHDPHKVYAAYHEAVNNPRSRPTVILAKTIKGYGMGRAGEAQNISHQQKKMDIDSLREFRDRFHIPVSDEQLPEVPFFKPAEDSPEMKYMHERRAALGGYLPARKPVDTKLEIPPLSNFERLLKSSGERELSTTMAFVQMLGSLVKDKAIGKHIVPIVPDESRTFGMEGMFRQLGIWSTEGQMYVPQDSDQLMFYKEDKSGQILQEGINEAGGMSDWIAAATAYANHGVPMIPFYIYYSMFGFQRIGDLAWAAGDLRARGFLLGGTAGRTTLNGEGLQHQDGHSHIFAGFIPNCVSYDPTFSYEVAVIVQDGMRRMYQDNENIYYYITLMNENYTHPEMPEGAEEGILKGMYLLKEGAQDAKLKVQLLGSGTILRESIAAADLLRDDWGVDADIWSVPSFNELKRDAVDAERWNLLHPAAEPRKSYVEEQLSTRSGPFIATTDYIRNYADQIRAYVPGQYVVLGTDGFGRSDTRKKLRHFFEVDRHFITVASLNALAKEGKISREVVAQAITKYGINPEKLNPALV, encoded by the coding sequence ATGACAATTGGAAACACGCCCGAAGACCTAGATCCACAAGAGACACGTGAATGGTTAGAGGCTCTGGAAAGCGTTCTTGAAAACGAAGGTGCAGAACGCGCACAGTACATTCTAGAAACATTAACTGATAAAGCACGTCGCACTGGCGCTTATCTGCCATTCTCAGCAAATACGGCTTACCTAAATACAATTCCAACTCACAAAGAAGCACGATCTCCTGGTAATCATGAACTAGAAGATCGCCTACGCTCTTACATTCGCTGGAATGCGTTAGCAATGGTGGTTCGCGCCAACAAAAACTCTTCTGAGTTAGGTGGCCATATTTCCTCTTTTGCATCTGCAGCAACACTGTACGATGTTGGTTTTAATCACTTCTGGCATGCTCCAAACGAAAATCATGGTGGCGATCTTGTATATATGCAGGGTCACTCAGCACCAGGTGCTTATGCTCGCGCCTTCCTAGAAGGTCGTATCACTGAAGACCAAATGAACAACTTCCGCCAGGAAGTGGATGGTGAAGGACTTTCTTCTTACCCACACCCTTGGCTAATGCCAGACTTCTGGCAGTTCCCAACGGTTTCAATGGGCCTTGGCCCGATTATGGCGATTTACCAAGCTCGTTTCATGAAGTACTTGGAAAGCCGCAATCTATCTAAACATACCAACCGTAAAGTATGGTGCTTCTGCGGTGATGGTGAAATGGATGAGCCAGAATCACTGGGTGCCATCTCTATGGCTGGCCGTGAAAAATTAGATAACCTAATTTTCGTAGTGAACTGTAACCTTCAGCGTCTTGATGGTCCTGTTCGTGGTAACGGTAAAATCATTCAAGAATTGGAAGGTGACTTCCGCGGCGCTGGCTGGAATGTGATTAAAGTAGTTTGGGGTTCTTACTGGGATCCGCTACTAGCTCGCGACAGCAAAGGCCTACTGAAAAAACGCATGGAAGAGTGCGTTGACGGTGACTATCAGACAATGAAGTCTAAAGATGGCCGTTATGTTCGCATCCACTTCTTCGGTAAGTACAAAGAACTTGAAGACATGGTTGCAACCATGTCTGATGAAGAGATCTGGAAACTGAACCGTGGTGGTCATGACCCACATAAAGTCTATGCAGCTTACCACGAGGCAGTAAACAACCCACGTAGCCGCCCAACAGTCATTCTTGCCAAGACCATTAAAGGTTATGGTATGGGCCGTGCGGGTGAAGCGCAAAACATCTCTCACCAACAAAAGAAAATGGACATCGATTCACTACGTGAATTCCGTGATCGTTTCCATATTCCAGTATCTGACGAGCAATTGCCTGAAGTGCCATTCTTCAAGCCTGCTGAAGATAGCCCAGAGATGAAGTACATGCACGAACGTCGTGCTGCTTTAGGTGGTTATTTGCCTGCACGCAAGCCAGTTGATACCAAACTAGAGATTCCACCGCTATCTAACTTCGAACGACTATTGAAGTCTTCTGGTGAGCGTGAATTGTCTACCACCATGGCATTTGTTCAAATGCTTGGCTCATTGGTTAAAGATAAAGCCATTGGTAAGCACATTGTACCGATCGTACCTGACGAATCTCGTACCTTTGGTATGGAAGGTATGTTCCGTCAATTAGGTATCTGGAGCACTGAAGGACAGATGTATGTCCCGCAAGACTCTGACCAACTGATGTTCTACAAAGAAGACAAGAGCGGCCAGATTCTGCAAGAAGGTATTAACGAAGCCGGTGGTATGTCTGATTGGATTGCTGCAGCAACTGCTTATGCAAACCATGGCGTGCCAATGATTCCGTTCTATATCTACTACTCTATGTTCGGTTTCCAACGTATTGGTGACTTGGCATGGGCAGCGGGTGATTTACGTGCACGTGGCTTCTTGCTAGGCGGTACTGCTGGTCGTACCACCTTGAACGGTGAAGGCTTGCAGCACCAAGATGGTCATAGCCATATTTTTGCTGGCTTCATTCCAAACTGCGTCTCTTACGACCCAACCTTCTCATATGAAGTGGCAGTGATTGTGCAAGATGGTATGCGCCGTATGTATCAAGATAATGAAAATATCTATTACTACATTACCTTGATGAACGAGAACTACACCCACCCAGAAATGCCAGAAGGTGCAGAAGAAGGCATCCTGAAAGGTATGTACTTGCTAAAAGAAGGTGCACAAGATGCCAAACTGAAAGTACAGTTACTAGGCTCTGGTACTATCTTGCGCGAATCGATTGCTGCAGCTGACTTGTTGCGCGATGACTGGGGCGTAGATGCTGACATCTGGAGCGTGCCAAGCTTTAACGAATTGAAACGTGATGCAGTAGATGCAGAACGCTGGAACCTATTACACCCAGCTGCAGAACCACGTAAATCTTACGTGGAAGAGCAGTTATCAACTCGTAGCGGCCCATTCATTGCAACTACTGATTACATTCGCAACTATGCCGACCAGATCCGTGCATATGTGCCAGGTCAGTATGTTGTATTGGGTACCGATGGTTTTGGTCGTTCTGATACCCGTAAGAAATTGCGCCACTTCTTCGAGGTTGATCGTCACTTTATTACCGTTGCATCATTGAATGCATTGGCAAAAGAAGGCAAGATCAGCCGTGAAGTAGTTGCTCAGGCAATTACTAAATACGGTATCAACCCAGAAAAGCTGAACCCAGCTCTGGTATAA
- a CDS encoding peptide chain release factor 3, whose translation MSIIAQEVARRRTFAIISHPDAGKTTLTEKLLLFSGAIQLAGTVKGKKSGRHATSDWMEIEKQRGISVASSVMQFDYRDHIINLLDTPGHQDFSEDTYRVLTAVDSALMVIDAAKGVEDQTIKLLEVCRLRDTPIVTFMNKYDREVRDSLELLDEVENILKIQCAPITWPIGMGKTFRGVYHILRDEILLFDAGQDSAQQLVNEVISGIDNPRLDELFPLEIEQLRNEIELVQGASHPFNLEAFLSGKQTPVFFGSAINNFGVREILNALVDWSPAPAARHATKRDVEPTEGKFSGFVFKIQANMDPKHRDRIAFVRVCSGKFERGMKMKHLRLNRDIAANTVVTFMAHEREQVEEAFAGDIIGIPNHGNMQIGDTFSEGEALAFTGIPFFAPELFKTARIRNPLKIKQLQKGLQQLGEEGAVQVFKPLNGSDMVLGAVGVLQFEVVASRLNNEYGVEAVFESTSTATARWVSFKDNKQKAEFEKALQHQLSVDAGGNLAFLATSRVNLQLTQERWPDVVFHATREHAAQL comes from the coding sequence ATGAGTATCATTGCACAAGAAGTTGCTAGACGCCGAACATTTGCGATTATTTCACATCCGGATGCAGGTAAAACCACCCTAACGGAGAAATTACTTCTATTTTCAGGTGCTATTCAATTAGCAGGTACTGTTAAAGGCAAAAAGTCTGGACGTCATGCAACCAGTGACTGGATGGAAATTGAAAAGCAACGTGGTATTTCTGTTGCGTCTTCCGTTATGCAGTTTGATTACCGCGACCACATCATTAACCTGCTAGACACCCCTGGACACCAAGACTTCTCTGAAGATACATATCGCGTTCTTACTGCTGTTGACTCCGCCCTAATGGTGATCGATGCAGCAAAAGGTGTAGAAGACCAAACAATTAAGCTACTTGAAGTTTGTAGACTTCGTGATACGCCAATTGTCACTTTCATGAATAAGTATGACCGTGAAGTACGTGATTCACTTGAATTACTAGATGAAGTAGAAAACATTCTAAAAATTCAGTGTGCGCCAATTACTTGGCCAATTGGCATGGGAAAGACCTTCCGAGGCGTATACCACATTCTAAGAGATGAAATCTTACTATTTGACGCTGGCCAAGACAGCGCCCAGCAATTGGTAAACGAGGTAATTTCCGGCATTGACAATCCGAGGCTAGATGAACTATTTCCATTGGAAATCGAGCAATTGCGTAATGAAATTGAATTAGTGCAAGGTGCATCTCATCCATTTAATCTTGAAGCATTCCTGTCTGGCAAACAAACGCCTGTATTCTTTGGCTCTGCGATTAATAACTTTGGTGTTCGAGAAATTCTAAACGCACTAGTAGATTGGTCACCGGCCCCTGCAGCAAGACACGCAACTAAGCGTGATGTAGAACCAACCGAAGGCAAGTTCTCTGGTTTTGTATTCAAAATTCAAGCCAACATGGACCCAAAACACCGCGACCGTATCGCATTTGTACGCGTGTGCTCTGGTAAATTTGAACGCGGCATGAAAATGAAACATCTACGCCTTAATCGTGACATTGCAGCCAATACAGTAGTTACGTTTATGGCGCACGAACGCGAACAGGTTGAAGAAGCGTTTGCGGGTGACATTATCGGTATTCCAAACCATGGAAACATGCAAATTGGCGATACCTTTAGTGAAGGTGAAGCCTTGGCTTTTACTGGCATCCCTTTCTTTGCCCCAGAATTATTTAAAACAGCACGTATTCGTAACCCATTAAAAATTAAGCAGTTGCAAAAAGGCTTACAGCAATTAGGCGAAGAAGGTGCGGTTCAGGTATTCAAGCCATTAAATGGTTCTGATATGGTGCTAGGCGCCGTTGGGGTACTACAGTTTGAAGTTGTTGCAAGCCGCCTTAATAATGAATATGGTGTAGAAGCCGTTTTTGAAAGCACAAGCACAGCGACAGCTCGCTGGGTTAGTTTTAAAGACAATAAGCAAAAAGCGGAATTCGAAAAGGCCTTACAGCACCAACTATCTGTTGATGCAGGCGGCAACCTTGCCTTCTTAGCTACTAGCCGAGTTAATCTGCAACTAACTCAAGAAAGATGGCCTGATGTTGTCTTCCATGCCACTCGCGAACATGCCGCTCAACTCTAA
- a CDS encoding thermonuclease family protein gives MRKKTNNSQFKFYKQIVLLVLAVISALFGWNYQKTSGQSANEFDGKVVAVSDGDTIRVLTSANQEIKIRFAFIDAPEKKQAFGMKSKQSLSDLIYGRMVDVRVTDTDRYGRKVAVIRLPESAGGLDINLEQVKRGLAWHYTQYAKKSQSKEDFEQYEVAQEKAQAARTGLWSDVEPQAPWEFRRQK, from the coding sequence ATGCGAAAAAAAACAAACAACAGTCAGTTTAAATTTTATAAACAAATTGTCTTGTTGGTCCTTGCTGTTATCTCTGCCTTGTTTGGCTGGAATTATCAAAAAACGAGTGGTCAATCGGCGAATGAATTTGATGGCAAGGTGGTGGCGGTATCAGATGGCGATACAATCCGAGTGCTAACCAGTGCAAATCAAGAAATAAAAATTCGCTTTGCTTTTATTGATGCACCAGAAAAAAAACAAGCTTTTGGGATGAAATCTAAGCAATCACTATCCGATCTTATCTATGGGCGTATGGTGGATGTTCGTGTGACTGATACTGATCGGTATGGTCGTAAAGTAGCGGTGATTCGTTTACCAGAAAGTGCCGGTGGATTAGATATCAATCTGGAGCAGGTTAAGCGTGGCTTGGCTTGGCATTACACGCAATATGCAAAAAAATCGCAGTCAAAAGAAGATTTCGAACAATATGAAGTAGCACAGGAAAAGGCTCAAGCTGCTCGAACAGGATTGTGGTCTGATGTTGAACCCCAGGCACCTTGGGAGTTTCGGCGGCAAAAATAA
- the fliE gene encoding flagellar hook-basal body complex protein FliE: MSVNGVQSLLAEMKSMSDSAKSISPVESVGQDGPGFGSVLQSALQQVNSMQQQSNSAQEAFASGESGADIQDVMMSMQKASLSFQSLVQVRNKLVSAYQEVMNMQV; encoded by the coding sequence ATGAGCGTCAATGGTGTGCAGTCGCTGCTGGCTGAGATGAAATCTATGTCGGATTCTGCTAAGTCGATTTCTCCTGTAGAAAGCGTCGGGCAAGATGGTCCTGGTTTTGGGAGTGTTTTGCAAAGTGCTTTGCAGCAAGTCAACTCTATGCAACAACAATCAAACAGTGCTCAAGAAGCATTTGCTTCCGGTGAGTCTGGTGCGGACATCCAAGATGTAATGATGTCTATGCAAAAAGCGAGCCTCTCGTTTCAGTCTCTAGTGCAAGTTAGAAATAAATTAGTTTCCGCGTATCAAGAAGTCATGAACATGCAGGTCTAA
- the fliF gene encoding flagellar basal-body MS-ring/collar protein FliF has protein sequence MAQAFPQSLSSISTRFGQLSNQRKIGIMVAIAAVFALVIGVLMWSQTPSQKVLFSNLSDKDSGAVIASLEQMNIPYTIDSGNVIKVPEDQVYNVRLRLATQGLPKSGPAGFELLDNQRLGVSQFAEQVSYQRAIEGELARSIESIDAVESARVHLAFPKSTVFVREQQKPSASVLLNVRGGRILDDAQIAGVMHLVASSVPDLPVQNVTIVDQKGNLLSNDANSTGRNPGLDAKQLEYVHQVELSYTKRIEDILAAVWGKDNVKAQVTAQLDFAQTEQTSETYKPNPTPADATVRSQQTVETQGDNANGASGVPGALSNQPPGAATAPLVAQNQPGTTTASTAATNPNLKHRETTVNYEVDKTISHTLLPTGVVRRLSVAVVLNYKPKVTNGQSTYVPLTSAEVGQAENLVREAMGFNTQRGDTLNLVNAQFADSMPLVTPSMMEKITTVASTNWLDIARYTVVGLIVFYLFFGVLRPIMRDLTGASKRFEPQLAGAGGAAAGAATGEPGAAGEMVVGDDGVLVSVSEHQQSADELRQKAENEARLATYTENLATIKQMAKEDPRVVATIIREWMLKEESA, from the coding sequence ATGGCTCAAGCATTCCCTCAATCACTTTCCTCTATTTCTACTCGCTTTGGACAATTATCCAATCAGCGAAAAATAGGTATTATGGTAGCAATTGCTGCCGTATTTGCGTTGGTTATTGGTGTGTTGATGTGGAGTCAAACACCTTCTCAAAAAGTCCTTTTCAGTAATCTGTCTGACAAAGATAGCGGTGCGGTAATTGCTTCGCTAGAGCAGATGAATATCCCTTATACAATTGACTCTGGTAATGTCATCAAGGTACCGGAGGATCAGGTCTATAACGTTCGATTAAGATTAGCGACACAAGGGTTGCCTAAGAGTGGGCCGGCAGGCTTTGAGCTGTTAGATAATCAACGCCTAGGGGTGAGCCAGTTTGCTGAGCAGGTATCTTACCAGCGAGCTATTGAAGGTGAGTTAGCGAGGTCGATCGAGTCAATCGATGCGGTGGAAAGTGCAAGGGTACATTTAGCATTCCCGAAAAGCACCGTATTTGTACGTGAGCAGCAGAAACCTTCTGCTTCTGTTTTGCTGAATGTGCGTGGCGGACGCATCTTGGACGATGCGCAAATTGCCGGTGTAATGCATTTGGTGGCTAGCAGTGTTCCAGACTTGCCTGTTCAAAATGTGACAATTGTCGACCAAAAAGGTAATTTACTTTCTAATGATGCAAACAGCACCGGTAGAAACCCGGGGTTAGATGCAAAGCAGTTAGAGTATGTACATCAGGTTGAATTAAGTTATACCAAGCGAATTGAAGATATTCTCGCCGCAGTATGGGGTAAGGATAATGTTAAGGCACAAGTTACCGCTCAGTTAGATTTTGCGCAAACTGAACAAACATCAGAAACCTACAAGCCAAACCCAACGCCTGCAGATGCCACTGTTCGTAGTCAGCAAACCGTAGAGACGCAAGGGGATAACGCAAATGGTGCATCAGGTGTGCCTGGTGCGCTGTCTAATCAACCACCAGGAGCAGCAACTGCGCCATTGGTTGCTCAAAATCAGCCAGGGACTACAACTGCTAGCACTGCTGCAACCAACCCAAATCTGAAGCACAGAGAAACAACCGTTAATTATGAGGTGGATAAGACCATTAGTCATACACTCTTGCCAACAGGTGTAGTGCGTAGGCTGTCGGTGGCAGTGGTGCTTAATTACAAACCGAAAGTTACAAACGGTCAGTCGACTTATGTGCCATTGACGAGTGCAGAAGTGGGGCAGGCGGAAAACCTTGTGCGCGAGGCAATGGGTTTTAATACACAACGTGGTGATACGCTGAATCTTGTAAACGCACAGTTTGCCGATTCTATGCCGTTAGTAACGCCATCAATGATGGAAAAAATTACCACGGTGGCTAGCACCAACTGGTTGGATATTGCTAGGTACACAGTGGTTGGCTTGATTGTATTCTACTTGTTCTTTGGCGTACTTCGCCCAATTATGCGAGACCTTACTGGTGCAAGTAAGCGTTTCGAGCCGCAATTGGCGGGTGCAGGTGGGGCGGCAGCTGGTGCGGCTACTGGTGAGCCTGGTGCAGCCGGTGAAATGGTTGTCGGGGACGATGGTGTATTGGTTTCGGTCAGTGAGCATCAGCAATCCGCTGACGAGTTGAGGCAAAAAGCAGAAAACGAAGCAAGACTCGCGACCTACACGGAAAACTTGGCTACTATTAAACAAATGGCTAAAGAAGATCCTAGAGTGGTGGCTACCATTATCCGTGAATGGATGTTGAAGGAGGAGTCGGCATGA